From Paenibacillus polymyxa, the proteins below share one genomic window:
- the prfA gene encoding peptide chain release factor 1, which yields MLDRLQSLADRYDKLSELLCDPDVANDSKKLRDYSKEQSDLQPAYEAYTEYKTVVEELDAAKAMQAEKLDDEMREMVKMEIEELSARKRELDEKIRILLLPKDPNDDKNVIIEIRGAAGGDEAALFAADLYRMYTRYADTQGWRVELMDANMNDLGGFKEVIFMINGRGAYSKMKFESGAHRVQRIPTTESGGRIHTSTSTVSVMPEAEEVDIEILDKDIRVDTFCSSGAGGQSVNTTKSAVRVTHMPTGIVATCQDGKSQNSNKEKALQVLRARISDMMRQEEEAKYAGERKSKVGTGDRSERIRTYNFPQSRVTDHRIGLTMHKLDQVMNGEIEEIVSALTIAEQADLMEQEV from the coding sequence TTGTTGGACCGATTGCAATCATTGGCGGACCGCTACGATAAACTGAGCGAACTGCTCTGCGATCCGGATGTGGCGAACGATAGCAAAAAACTTAGAGATTATTCCAAAGAACAGTCTGATTTACAGCCTGCTTATGAAGCATATACCGAATATAAAACTGTCGTTGAGGAGCTGGACGCTGCTAAAGCCATGCAGGCTGAAAAGCTTGACGACGAGATGCGTGAAATGGTCAAAATGGAGATCGAAGAGCTGAGTGCCCGTAAGCGGGAACTGGACGAGAAAATCCGCATTTTGCTGCTGCCGAAGGACCCGAACGATGATAAGAACGTTATTATCGAAATTCGTGGTGCTGCCGGTGGGGACGAGGCTGCACTGTTTGCAGCGGACTTGTACCGGATGTACACTCGTTATGCAGATACACAAGGCTGGCGTGTAGAATTGATGGATGCGAACATGAATGACCTTGGAGGCTTTAAAGAGGTTATTTTCATGATTAATGGACGCGGTGCCTATAGCAAAATGAAATTCGAAAGCGGCGCACACCGTGTACAGCGGATTCCGACAACAGAATCTGGCGGACGTATTCATACGTCTACCTCCACGGTTTCCGTGATGCCTGAGGCAGAGGAAGTGGATATCGAAATTTTAGATAAGGATATCCGCGTGGATACTTTCTGCTCCAGCGGTGCGGGCGGTCAGTCCGTTAATACAACCAAGTCGGCGGTGCGTGTAACGCATATGCCAACAGGTATTGTGGCAACCTGCCAGGACGGCAAATCCCAGAACTCCAACAAGGAGAAGGCGCTGCAAGTTTTGCGTGCCCGTATTTCGGATATGATGCGTCAGGAAGAGGAAGCCAAATATGCAGGCGAGCGTAAGAGCAAAGTAGGTACCGGGGATCGCAGTGAGCGTATACGTACTTACAACTTCCCGCAAAGCCGTGTAACGGATCATCGCATTGGTTTGACCATGCACAAGCTGGACCAGGTGATGAACGGAGAGATCGAAGAAATCGTATCAGCACTCACGATTGCAGAGCAGGCTGATTTGATGGAACAAGAGGTTTAA
- the prmC gene encoding peptide chain release factor N(5)-glutamine methyltransferase: MGNERDCVYRMPPERNMSVREALVEASSFLGSCGVLEPQHNARLLLEHVLGLEGTRFYAALGDPFPSSVKETWERIIARKAAGEPAQYIIGRQEFYGRPFAVSPSVLIPRPETELLVEAILQHGDRLWPSSAPHALDIGTGSGAIAVTLAAERPRWHVAAGDISAAALEMASQNAAANGAAVEFREGDLLVPFAGTAVDILVSNPPYIPAADIAGLQPEVRDHEPRMALDGGPDGLGPYRAMLEQLGLLQAPPRLIGFELGMGQARDVAGLLEQAGHWKNILIIPDLAGIERHVLGVSE; encoded by the coding sequence TTGGGGAACGAACGCGATTGTGTGTATCGGATGCCGCCGGAACGGAACATGAGTGTCAGAGAAGCCTTAGTTGAGGCTTCTTCTTTTTTAGGAAGTTGCGGCGTGTTGGAGCCGCAGCATAATGCCCGCTTGCTGCTGGAACATGTGCTTGGGCTGGAAGGTACGAGGTTTTACGCCGCTCTGGGCGATCCGTTCCCTTCCTCCGTTAAGGAGACGTGGGAACGGATCATCGCCCGCAAAGCTGCGGGTGAACCGGCGCAGTATATTATCGGACGGCAGGAATTTTATGGCCGCCCGTTCGCGGTTTCACCGTCGGTGCTGATTCCGCGACCCGAGACAGAGCTGCTCGTCGAGGCGATACTCCAGCACGGTGACCGGCTGTGGCCGAGCAGTGCTCCGCACGCGCTCGACATTGGCACGGGTAGCGGCGCGATTGCCGTGACGCTGGCAGCTGAGCGGCCGCGCTGGCACGTAGCAGCGGGTGATATTTCTGCTGCTGCGCTCGAAATGGCGTCCCAGAACGCCGCCGCAAACGGCGCAGCCGTAGAATTCCGCGAGGGCGATCTACTGGTGCCGTTTGCGGGAACAGCGGTGGACATCCTCGTGTCCAACCCGCCATATATCCCGGCTGCTGACATCGCTGGCTTGCAGCCAGAGGTGCGCGACCATGAGCCGCGAATGGCGCTGGATGGCGGCCCTGACGGGCTTGGCCCGTATCGGGCAATGCTGGAGCAGCTTGGGCTCCTTCAGGCCCCACCCCGGCTAATCGGGTTTGAGCTGGGGATGGGACAGGCCAGAGACGTGGCTGGCCTGCTGGAACAGGCAGGTCATTGGAAGAACATTCTAATCATTCCTGACCTTGCGGGGATCGAGCGACATGTCCTAGGCGTCTCGGAGTAA
- the ychF gene encoding redox-regulated ATPase YchF: MALKAGIVGLPNVGKSTLFNAITQAGAESANYPFCTIDPNVGVVEVPDERLDKLTELVVPNKTVPTAFEFVDIAGLVRGASKGEGLGNKFLAHIREVDAIVHVVRCFEDENITHVDGKIDPISDIQTINLELILADIESVDKRIDRSRKNMKGGNKQYAQEVEVLERIKESLYADKPARSVELSEDEKLIIRDLHLLTMKPVLYAANVSEDGVTEADSNPYVQKVREFAVAENAEVVPISAKVEAEIAELEGEDKAMFLEELGLAESGLNRLIKAAYRLLGLYTYFTAGVQEVRAWTIHKGTKAPGAAGVIHSDFERGFIRAEVVSYDDLVAAGSMNGAKERGQLRLEGKEYVVQDGDVMHFRFNV, translated from the coding sequence ATGGCTTTAAAAGCGGGGATCGTGGGTCTGCCGAACGTGGGCAAATCAACACTGTTTAACGCAATAACGCAGGCGGGGGCGGAATCCGCAAACTATCCATTTTGTACAATTGACCCTAATGTAGGGGTCGTTGAAGTACCGGACGAGCGACTGGATAAGCTGACTGAACTGGTAGTACCGAACAAAACGGTACCAACGGCTTTTGAATTTGTTGATATTGCAGGACTTGTACGAGGTGCCAGCAAAGGCGAGGGTTTGGGTAACAAGTTTTTGGCTCATATTCGCGAAGTAGATGCCATTGTTCATGTGGTACGCTGCTTTGAAGATGAGAATATTACTCATGTGGACGGCAAAATTGATCCAATCAGCGATATTCAGACGATTAATCTAGAATTGATTCTGGCGGATATCGAAAGTGTAGACAAGCGCATTGATCGTTCCCGTAAGAACATGAAGGGCGGCAACAAGCAGTATGCCCAAGAGGTTGAAGTACTGGAACGGATCAAGGAATCGCTGTATGCCGACAAACCTGCACGTAGCGTAGAATTGTCAGAAGACGAAAAGCTAATTATACGCGACCTTCATTTGCTCACGATGAAGCCTGTATTGTACGCGGCTAATGTCAGTGAAGATGGTGTAACGGAAGCTGACAGCAATCCATATGTGCAAAAGGTACGTGAATTTGCAGTAGCGGAAAATGCTGAAGTGGTACCGATCAGTGCCAAAGTAGAGGCTGAAATTGCTGAGCTGGAAGGCGAAGACAAGGCAATGTTCCTTGAGGAGCTGGGGCTGGCTGAATCTGGTCTGAACCGTCTGATCAAAGCAGCTTACCGCTTGCTGGGACTGTATACGTATTTCACAGCAGGTGTGCAGGAAGTACGCGCATGGACTATTCACAAAGGAACAAAAGCACCTGGCGCTGCGGGCGTAATCCACTCGGATTTTGAACGCGGATTTATTCGCGCTGAGGTTGTATCCTACGATGACTTGGTCGCTGCTGGATCTATGAACGGGGCCAAAGAACGTGGTCAGCTTCGTTTGGAAGGCAAGGAATATGTGGTTCAGGACGGAGACGTTATGCATTTCCGTTTTAATGTTTAG
- a CDS encoding DMT family transporter, producing MRGILFAFLGGACITLQGVANTRISQDIGTWQAATVTQLIGFILAASVWMFTKDGRVSEMKEVKPMYLWGGAFAAIIIFSEVTAIQHIGVTFTISALLIAQLCLTFLVDIKGWFGIVKQKMKLPQFIGIGMMIAGVIILKL from the coding sequence ATGAGAGGAATCTTGTTTGCTTTTCTGGGAGGCGCTTGTATTACGTTACAGGGGGTAGCGAATACACGGATTAGCCAGGATATCGGGACATGGCAGGCGGCTACCGTTACTCAGCTAATAGGTTTTATTTTGGCAGCATCAGTTTGGATGTTTACAAAGGATGGCCGTGTGTCTGAAATGAAAGAGGTAAAGCCGATGTATCTTTGGGGTGGTGCTTTTGCGGCTATCATTATATTTAGTGAAGTCACAGCCATTCAACATATTGGGGTTACGTTCACAATCTCGGCGCTGTTGATTGCTCAGTTATGTTTAACCTTCCTGGTAGACATCAAAGGATGGTTCGGCATAGTGAAGCAGAAGATGAAGCTGCCACAATTTATAGGTATTGGTATGATGATCGCGGGTGTCATTATATTAAAACTCTAA
- a CDS encoding DMT family transporter, with amino-acid sequence MLLGLILAVIAGALVSLQTIFNNKVNERTGSWATTTLVLGTGFLASLLGSLIFEGKNTFALQHMQLWYWFSGMIGVGVVFCLVQGMKRLGPTYAISIVLTAQLGTALLWDSLGWLGLEKIPFTFNKLIGVLVIIGGILVFKFGHGRTKEPQENITTIPDSMKS; translated from the coding sequence ATGTTATTAGGGCTTATATTGGCAGTTATCGCAGGTGCTTTGGTCAGTCTGCAAACGATATTCAATAATAAGGTGAATGAGCGGACAGGTTCATGGGCCACAACGACATTGGTACTGGGAACAGGGTTCTTGGCTTCCTTGCTCGGAAGTCTTATTTTTGAAGGGAAAAATACATTTGCTTTACAGCATATGCAGCTGTGGTACTGGTTCAGTGGCATGATTGGTGTCGGCGTTGTGTTCTGTCTGGTGCAAGGAATGAAGCGACTTGGCCCTACCTATGCGATCTCCATCGTATTGACGGCACAATTAGGTACAGCCTTGTTGTGGGATTCATTAGGATGGCTTGGACTAGAGAAGATTCCGTTTACCTTCAATAAGTTGATTGGTGTATTGGTCATTATCGGTGGTATTCTCGTTTTCAAATTTGGACATGGGCGTACAAAGGAACCACAAGAAAATATTACAACTATACCTGATTCGATGAAGAGCTAA
- the fni gene encoding type 2 isopentenyl-diphosphate Delta-isomerase — protein sequence MSNTENKKGSPDGSDRSGSLLPATQTGERKIEHVRLCLQEDVAGHGITSGLERYSFKHCALPELHFDEVRLDTTFMGRAVRTPLLISSMTGGSAETGAINERLAETAERRGWALGVGSVRAAVEKEELASTFAVRRLAPSIPILANLGAVQLNYGFGVDDCQRAVEIAGADMLVLHLNGLQEIFQPEGNLDFSRLLERIEELCRRLSVPVGVKEVGWGIDGETASRLYDAGAAFIDVAGAGGTSWSQVEKFRNPDPVRRAAAEAFADWGNSTADCIVEVRAAQPNGALIGSGGLKNGVDAAKALALGADMAGFGRSLLGSAVTSSEALEARLEQVELELRTVMFGIGVAGIEGLKETTRLRKKANG from the coding sequence ATGAGTAATACAGAAAATAAAAAGGGATCACCTGACGGCTCAGACAGATCCGGCTCTTTGTTGCCTGCCACGCAGACAGGTGAACGGAAAATTGAGCATGTCCGCCTTTGTCTGCAGGAAGATGTGGCCGGACACGGCATTACCAGCGGACTGGAGCGGTATAGTTTTAAGCACTGCGCTTTGCCGGAGCTACATTTTGACGAGGTGCGTCTGGATACAACTTTTATGGGACGCGCTGTACGGACACCGCTGCTCATCAGTTCTATGACTGGCGGCAGCGCGGAGACAGGAGCGATTAATGAGCGATTGGCAGAGACCGCAGAAAGACGCGGCTGGGCATTGGGCGTCGGCTCTGTACGAGCTGCGGTGGAAAAAGAGGAATTGGCTTCAACCTTTGCGGTCCGCCGTCTAGCGCCCAGCATCCCGATCCTTGCCAATCTGGGTGCAGTGCAGCTGAACTACGGGTTTGGTGTGGACGATTGCCAGCGTGCAGTGGAAATTGCCGGAGCGGATATGTTGGTGCTGCATTTGAACGGCTTGCAGGAGATATTCCAACCTGAGGGGAATTTGGATTTTAGCAGGTTGCTTGAGCGCATTGAGGAGTTGTGTCGTCGTCTTTCGGTGCCTGTAGGCGTGAAGGAAGTAGGCTGGGGCATAGATGGTGAGACGGCATCGAGATTATATGATGCAGGCGCTGCTTTTATTGATGTCGCTGGTGCGGGCGGGACAAGCTGGAGCCAAGTGGAGAAATTTCGCAATCCTGATCCTGTGCGCCGTGCAGCGGCAGAGGCGTTCGCCGATTGGGGCAATTCGACCGCTGATTGTATCGTGGAGGTTAGAGCAGCCCAGCCTAATGGCGCTCTGATCGGTAGCGGTGGATTGAAAAACGGTGTCGATGCTGCGAAGGCACTTGCTTTGGGCGCTGACATGGCAGGCTTCGGTCGCTCTTTGCTTGGCTCGGCGGTCACCTCCAGCGAGGCATTGGAAGCGCGATTGGAGCAAGTAGAGCTGGAATTGCGTACAGTCATGTTTGGCATCGGAGTAGCTGGGATCGAAGGTCTTAAAGAAACGACCAGACTAAGAAAGAAGGCGAACGGATGA
- a CDS encoding GNAT family N-acetyltransferase has product MSGFIKLVPMNAEQYDRFEQRSLADYAEEKIQAGAWTVEEAPERAKESFATFLPQRLDTPHAHLYMLEYSDSVGQGSEEAGYIWFNITEGTQGKEAFLLDILVYDSYQGRGLGTLTMQALEQEARRLGAVRIGLHVFGHNERALHVYRKSGYRVTDIQMSKEI; this is encoded by the coding sequence ATGAGTGGATTCATTAAGTTGGTTCCGATGAACGCAGAGCAGTATGATCGCTTTGAGCAACGCTCGCTCGCAGATTACGCGGAAGAGAAAATCCAGGCAGGCGCGTGGACGGTGGAAGAGGCACCAGAACGGGCAAAGGAAAGCTTTGCAACATTTTTGCCACAAAGACTGGATACGCCCCATGCTCACCTGTACATGCTTGAGTATTCAGATAGTGTGGGTCAAGGCTCCGAGGAAGCGGGATATATCTGGTTCAACATTACAGAAGGTACGCAAGGCAAAGAAGCTTTTTTGCTGGATATTCTCGTTTACGATTCATATCAGGGGCGAGGCCTGGGTACGTTGACGATGCAGGCGTTGGAACAAGAAGCTCGGAGGCTGGGTGCGGTTCGCATCGGTCTGCATGTATTTGGGCATAATGAGCGGGCTTTACATGTATATCGCAAGTCTGGTTATCGGGTTACGGATATCCAGATGAGCAAGGAAATCTAA
- a CDS encoding Crp/Fnr family transcriptional regulator, with the protein MREIQDQEQLKYFLHLHQLESILYEPLHPYLSLHRLEQGEKLCSQGDAIEHLYILVQGKVKIFTSSTEGKTLILCFKTPIEVIGDVEYIRNSHVINTVEAVSPIYVIGVHHQWMNKYGRDYAPLLQFLLDIVTRKFCLDSDFSNFNLMYPVEVRLASYLLSVSFDESNSAFHEELRASSLVDVANLIGTSYRHLNRVIRKMIEEGLVERAKGYIVIKDRKGLSELAGHNIYESL; encoded by the coding sequence ATGAGAGAAATTCAGGATCAAGAGCAGCTAAAGTATTTTTTGCATCTGCATCAGTTAGAATCCATACTCTACGAGCCACTACATCCCTATTTGTCGCTGCATCGTTTGGAGCAAGGGGAAAAGCTCTGTTCGCAGGGGGACGCCATTGAGCATCTGTATATTCTGGTGCAGGGCAAGGTAAAAATTTTTACCAGCTCTACAGAAGGAAAGACTCTGATCCTTTGCTTCAAAACACCGATCGAGGTCATAGGAGATGTTGAATATATTCGTAATAGTCACGTCATCAATACAGTAGAGGCAGTGTCGCCGATCTATGTGATTGGTGTTCATCATCAATGGATGAATAAGTACGGCAGAGATTATGCTCCTTTGCTGCAATTTCTATTGGATATTGTCACGCGGAAGTTTTGCCTGGACTCTGATTTCTCCAATTTCAACCTGATGTATCCGGTGGAAGTTAGGCTTGCGAGCTACCTGCTATCTGTTTCTTTTGACGAATCCAATTCTGCCTTTCATGAGGAACTACGGGCATCCAGTCTGGTGGATGTGGCGAATTTGATCGGAACCAGCTACAGACACCTCAACCGTGTCATTCGCAAGATGATCGAAGAGGGATTGGTTGAACGGGCAAAAGGCTATATTGTCATTAAGGACAGAAAAGGTTTGAGTGAACTGGCTGGCCATAATATTTATGAATCGTTGTAA